A DNA window from Thermococcus sp. 4557 contains the following coding sequences:
- a CDS encoding ubiquitin-like small modifier protein 1, whose amino-acid sequence MRVTVRYFARYRSLVGKGEEELEVPDGITVLELIELLKERHPVLRNEVFAEEDDLADVNVSRNGRYVRFDEVLRDGDTVAIFPPVSGG is encoded by the coding sequence ATGAGGGTCACGGTCAGGTATTTTGCCCGCTACCGCTCCCTCGTCGGGAAGGGCGAGGAGGAGCTTGAGGTTCCCGATGGGATAACGGTTCTCGAACTCATCGAACTGCTGAAGGAGAGGCATCCCGTTCTCAGGAACGAGGTCTTCGCGGAGGAGGACGACCTCGCTGACGTCAACGTCTCCCGCAACGGCCGCTACGTCCGCTTCGATGAGGTGTTGAGGGACGGCGATACCGTGGCGATATTCCCCCCGGTGAGCGGTGGTTGA
- a CDS encoding ThiF family adenylyltransferase, translating to MLSGKEIERYDRQIMIFGPEGQEKLKGSKVAVVGVGGLGSPVAYYLAAAGIGRLLLIDEQEPELSNLNRQILHWEEDIGRNPKPISAKWKLERFNSDIEIETFVGRLSEENIDGVLEGVDVVVDCLDNFETRFLLDDYARRNRVPLVHGAVEGTFGQVTTVVPGVTKSLREIFPRVVKKEGKFPILGATAGVVGSIQAMEVVKLLTGIGEPLLNKLLIVDLAFNTFDVVELR from the coding sequence ATGCTGAGCGGAAAGGAGATAGAGCGCTACGACAGGCAGATTATGATCTTCGGGCCTGAGGGTCAGGAGAAGCTGAAGGGTTCGAAGGTGGCCGTAGTCGGTGTCGGCGGCCTCGGAAGCCCCGTTGCCTACTACCTCGCCGCCGCGGGGATAGGGAGACTCCTCCTCATAGACGAGCAGGAGCCCGAGCTCAGCAACCTCAACAGGCAGATACTCCACTGGGAGGAAGACATCGGAAGGAATCCGAAGCCCATCTCGGCGAAGTGGAAGCTGGAGCGCTTCAACTCCGACATCGAGATCGAGACGTTCGTCGGCAGGCTGAGCGAGGAGAACATCGATGGGGTCCTTGAGGGCGTGGATGTGGTAGTTGACTGCCTCGACAACTTTGAGACGCGCTTCCTGCTCGATGACTACGCCCGGCGGAATCGCGTGCCCCTCGTTCACGGTGCAGTGGAGGGTACCTTCGGCCAGGTCACGACAGTGGTGCCCGGCGTCACCAAGAGCCTGCGCGAAATCTTTCCGAGGGTAGTGAAAAAAGAGGGGAAGTTCCCCATCCTGGGGGCAACGGCCGGAGTCGTTGGCTCGATTCAGGCGATGGAGGTCGTGAAGCTCCTCACAGGCATCGGTGAGCCCCTGCTGAACAAACTCCTCATAGTTGACCTCGCCTTCAACACCTTCGACGTCGTTGAGCTCAGGTAG
- a CDS encoding GbsR/MarR family transcriptional regulator, which produces MGIEEAKRIVMEHFAGAARRFGFNELYGYIYGVLFLASEPMSLGEIAETTGYSLSHVSTALKFMERIGLVVRIKKPGDKKAYYRATKLLKEWRQAAYYGKIMEDIQQTRANLERALRELEGEEGEEAESIRQSIALAMERNALAGRILRFLIEHKDEEVLERLLDCLESGEER; this is translated from the coding sequence ATAGTCATGGAGCACTTTGCCGGGGCCGCGAGACGCTTCGGCTTCAACGAGCTTTACGGGTACATATACGGGGTTCTCTTCCTTGCGAGCGAACCGATGAGCCTGGGTGAAATCGCCGAAACCACCGGGTACTCGCTCTCCCACGTGAGCACCGCCCTCAAGTTCATGGAGCGCATAGGGCTCGTGGTTAGGATAAAGAAGCCCGGCGATAAGAAGGCATACTACAGGGCCACCAAGCTCCTGAAGGAGTGGCGCCAGGCCGCATACTACGGGAAGATAATGGAGGACATCCAGCAGACGAGGGCAAACCTAGAAAGGGCTTTGCGGGAGCTCGAGGGCGAGGAAGGCGAGGAGGCCGAGTCGATACGCCAGAGCATAGCACTTGCAATGGAGAGGAACGCCCTCGCCGGAAGGATTCTTAGGTTCCTCATTGAGCACAAGGACGAGGAGGTTCTTGAGAGGCTCCTCGATTGCCTCGAATCGGGTGAAGAGCGGTAG
- a CDS encoding SPASM domain-containing protein has protein sequence MEKVAYDTAHSFGIDLSPRVTSMAKPPWSNRPHNGRLERLILQLGAGRGRFSEVTGIPRSIGCIGNNSFILRRDPLSVERVRELIREFLEVGGSELWLTNYDSVGYLLSTAAYAVDIGVPEVYAVVLLDDLDEVKPVDGVRFIAELEYSPENIQRLEAHSWLHGALIMVKGSDLDELRGLKTTFAGEIYIDVLYPGSARRLDFNVIELKRILNPTTERYHDCLAGTLAITADGYALPCPLLRNNVVADVREVGIKKVLRKRRLKEFWRMTKDKIGACSTCPFKYICHDCRALEYQATGEIDGIEYCQIVL, from the coding sequence GTGGAGAAGGTGGCTTACGATACCGCTCATTCCTTTGGTATAGACCTATCCCCGAGGGTAACGTCGATGGCAAAGCCCCCCTGGAGCAACAGGCCCCACAACGGCAGGCTCGAGAGGCTCATACTCCAGCTCGGTGCGGGCAGGGGCAGGTTCTCCGAAGTGACCGGAATCCCCCGCTCGATTGGGTGCATAGGGAACAACTCTTTTATCCTCCGCAGGGACCCCCTGAGCGTTGAGCGCGTCAGGGAGCTTATCAGGGAGTTTCTGGAGGTCGGTGGAAGCGAGCTCTGGCTGACCAACTACGACAGCGTTGGCTACCTCCTTTCAACGGCCGCGTACGCCGTGGATATAGGCGTTCCGGAGGTTTACGCGGTTGTCCTTCTTGATGACCTTGACGAGGTAAAACCAGTGGACGGTGTCCGCTTCATCGCCGAGCTTGAGTACTCCCCCGAGAACATCCAGCGGCTTGAGGCCCACAGCTGGCTCCATGGGGCCCTGATTATGGTCAAGGGATCGGACCTGGATGAGCTTAGGGGCCTCAAGACCACCTTCGCAGGTGAGATATACATAGACGTCCTGTACCCGGGCTCCGCGAGGAGGCTCGACTTCAACGTCATTGAGCTGAAGCGCATACTCAACCCGACCACCGAGAGATACCACGACTGCCTGGCGGGAACCCTCGCGATAACGGCCGACGGCTACGCCCTCCCATGTCCGCTCCTCAGGAACAACGTGGTGGCGGATGTTAGGGAGGTTGGGATCAAGAAGGTGCTCCGGAAGAGGCGCCTCAAGGAGTTCTGGAGGATGACGAAAGATAAGATCGGGGCCTGCAGCACGTGCCCCTTCAAATACATCTGCCACGACTGCAGGGCCCTCGAGTACCAGGCCACCGGTGAGATAGACGGCATAGAGTACTGTCAGATAGTCCTCTGA
- a CDS encoding Lrp/AsnC family transcriptional regulator has product MTEPVMSELEFLVEILDRYPTESLKKIAESEGIDYYRLKRLYDKYYGKYLTVSASYNIKKIGLRSFITFLSVPSDKIMEVAYKLMKNPFISYANPAFGFKNGFSIVFNIPDKQRKLIGEMLSKYSDDYEYYEVRAYPYSGDDNFGDWYLSYDYAVLMDILKWDARTPITDIARRLGKSRPTVRYMINRLQEEGIIRGFVPLVDVNVHDRAVIGLAKDFDEVILEKFKEYEITVGVLPGYGYLLEWFFSSKEDLGSKILEFSGYVEKLLIEYIDPIFKELNDSNLRDRYSRMVKEDGSGYRSILEF; this is encoded by the coding sequence ATGACCGAACCGGTCATGTCTGAACTGGAGTTCCTGGTTGAAATCCTCGACAGGTACCCCACGGAGAGTCTGAAAAAGATAGCCGAGAGCGAGGGGATAGACTACTATCGGCTCAAGAGGCTCTACGACAAGTATTACGGGAAATACCTGACCGTGAGCGCTTCTTACAACATAAAGAAGATTGGATTGAGGAGCTTCATAACGTTTCTGAGCGTACCGTCGGACAAGATCATGGAAGTCGCATATAAGCTCATGAAGAATCCCTTCATAAGCTACGCAAATCCCGCCTTCGGGTTCAAGAACGGATTCTCCATCGTTTTCAACATCCCCGACAAGCAGAGGAAGCTCATCGGGGAGATGCTCTCGAAGTACTCGGACGACTACGAGTACTACGAGGTGAGGGCGTATCCCTACAGCGGGGACGACAACTTTGGAGACTGGTACCTGAGCTACGATTATGCGGTTCTCATGGACATCCTGAAGTGGGACGCCCGAACCCCAATAACAGATATAGCCCGAAGGCTTGGAAAGAGCCGCCCGACGGTTAGATACATGATAAACAGGCTCCAGGAGGAAGGCATCATCAGGGGGTTCGTTCCCCTGGTGGACGTGAACGTTCACGACAGGGCGGTTATAGGGCTGGCGAAGGACTTCGACGAGGTAATCCTCGAGAAGTTCAAGGAGTACGAGATAACCGTCGGCGTCCTGCCAGGATACGGATACCTGCTGGAATGGTTCTTCTCGTCAAAGGAAGACCTGGGAAGCAAGATACTGGAGTTCAGCGGCTACGTGGAGAAGCTCCTCATCGAGTACATCGACCCCATCTTCAAGGAACTCAACGACAGCAACCTGAGGGACAGGTATTCAAGGATGGTTAAAGAAGACGGGAGCGGATACCGCTCCATCCTGGAATTCTGA
- a CDS encoding molybdenum cofactor biosynthesis protein MoaE: protein MKVRLTEEPFDLNTALRYLLVPEAGGYVFFLGKVRSESHGRRVRKLVYEAYPEMAQAEMERIRNEALERFPILDMLIWHRYGELEVGQDTILIIASGRHRKEAFEACEWAIDEVKKRVPVWKREVTDEGEFWIEGDRTVPLR, encoded by the coding sequence ATGAAGGTGAGGCTCACTGAGGAACCCTTCGACCTGAACACGGCATTGAGATACCTGCTCGTTCCCGAGGCAGGTGGCTACGTGTTTTTCCTGGGCAAGGTGCGGAGCGAGAGCCACGGGAGGCGCGTCAGGAAGCTCGTATACGAGGCCTATCCTGAGATGGCGCAGGCTGAGATGGAGCGGATAAGAAACGAGGCCCTCGAGAGGTTCCCCATCCTTGACATGCTTATATGGCACCGCTACGGGGAGCTTGAGGTCGGCCAGGATACGATACTCATCATAGCCAGCGGGAGGCACAGGAAGGAGGCGTTTGAAGCGTGTGAGTGGGCCATAGACGAGGTGAAGAAGCGCGTGCCGGTGTGGAAGAGGGAGGTGACCGACGAGGGTGAGTTCTGGATAGAGGGGGACAGGACGGTTCCCCTGAGGTGA
- a CDS encoding CDP-2,3-bis-(O-geranylgeranyl)-sn-glycerol synthase, with protein sequence MGFVSSLLWAFWYILPAYVANASPVLVGGGRPIDGGRHWRDGRRVFGDGKTWRGLIGGVSIGTLTGLVQYFITPGFYGALKTALMLAFLLSFGALLGDLVGSFFKRRANLPRGAPAIGLDQLGFLIAALALAYPVKTLDSGQIIFLLVVSPFIHWGANYFAYRMGWKSVPW encoded by the coding sequence ATGGGGTTCGTTTCATCTCTCCTCTGGGCGTTCTGGTACATACTGCCGGCCTACGTTGCCAACGCCTCCCCCGTGCTCGTAGGAGGAGGGCGGCCCATAGACGGCGGCAGACACTGGAGGGACGGCCGAAGGGTGTTCGGGGATGGAAAGACCTGGCGCGGCCTCATCGGTGGGGTTTCCATCGGAACCCTCACGGGACTCGTTCAGTACTTCATCACCCCCGGCTTCTACGGGGCCCTCAAAACCGCCCTCATGCTTGCTTTTCTGCTCTCGTTCGGTGCCCTTCTCGGTGACCTCGTGGGGAGCTTCTTCAAGAGGCGCGCGAACCTCCCGCGCGGGGCCCCGGCCATAGGCCTCGACCAGCTCGGCTTTCTCATAGCCGCCCTGGCCCTCGCGTATCCAGTTAAAACCCTCGACTCGGGCCAGATAATATTCCTCCTCGTCGTCTCGCCGTTCATCCACTGGGGGGCCAACTACTTCGCCTACAGGATGGGCTGGAAGAGCGTGCCGTGGTAG